The Anopheles coluzzii chromosome 2, AcolN3, whole genome shotgun sequence genome window below encodes:
- the LOC120953662 gene encoding uncharacterized protein LOC120953662: MCTSSAVYLALLVALTFLAAVSTVDGDAAAQSRQKRFLIFPRANPQRLQMIGGFGIPADIQLESVTMGYVFKSVYLLPWNSSHWIPPFLDRHELETERVLRRRAAVPTTMPPLVLAPQSHAEPPYERYDGRWQELDTESLPPPPLEQLGRSPHQQQHHSRWTFYRMLEQLFEQKGFDGRSCVLRAICEASEARFTHTSGLIGELLHIAFTPSATEDAVAEPHHSLYGQAETVPDSMSASNGQSVCAAMFAECSLSLLGSFSDVFA, from the exons ATGTGCACCTCATCTGCAGTGTATCTGGCGCTTCTGGTTGCGCTTACCTTTCTCGCCGCCGTGTCAACGGTCGATGGCGATGCAGCAGCTCAGTCACGCCAAAAACGCTTCCTAATATTTCCCCGTGCCAATCCGCAACGTTTGCAGATGATCGGCGGCTTCGGTATACCGGCCGACATCCAGCTAGAATCCGTCACGATGGGGTACGTGTTTAAGTCGGTCTATTTATTGCCCTGGAACTCGTCCCACTGGATACCGCCGTTTCTCGATCGGCACGAGCTGGAGACGGAACGGGTACTGCGTCGGCGGGCAGCCGTACCAACGACGATGCCGCCACTGGTGTTGGCACCCCAGTCGCATGCCGAGCCGCCCTACGAACGGTACGATGGGCGGTGGCAGGAGCTGGACACTGAATCGttgccgccaccaccactggAGCAACTGGGACGCTCAcctcaccagcagcagcatcactcCCGCTGGACGTTCTATCGTATGCTGGAGCAATTGTTTGAGca AAAAGGTTTCGATGGTCGGAGCTGTGTGTTGCGTGCGATTTGTGAAGCATCGGAAGCACGCTTTACCCACACGAGCGGGCTGATCGGGGAACTGTTGCACATTGCCTTTACGCCATCGGCCACGGAGGATGCCGTCGCGGAACCGCACCATTCGCTGTACGGGCAGGCGGAAACGGTTCCGGACAGCATGAGTGCCAGCAACGGTCAATCGGTTTGCGCTGCCATGTTCGCCGAATGTTCGCTTTCGCTGTTGGGCTCGTTTTCGGACGTTTTTGCGTGA